A region of Saccharococcus thermophilus DNA encodes the following proteins:
- a CDS encoding polymer-forming cytoskeletal protein encodes MERKDLVISGTGSASGGLYNLVKISGNGKVHGDIDCNDMAIHGTATMEGNVKAKAAHISGKSRIIGTLKTEHVKINGSARIGGDVQCRQFDCHGSASVDGNLSADEVHIHGETVIKGDCDAEQFQAKGEFSVGGLLNAGTIQIKIFGHCQAKEIGGERIEVKQQGMTFLKKLLFHVGLTAESIEGDEIYLEHTSAKAVRGNRVVIGPGCDIEVVEYQDEFQCDPGAKVGTYKKV; translated from the coding sequence ATGGAAAGAAAGGATTTGGTTATATCTGGTACAGGAAGTGCTTCGGGCGGCCTATACAATTTGGTCAAAATTTCTGGAAATGGAAAGGTGCATGGAGATATCGACTGCAACGATATGGCGATTCACGGGACGGCGACAATGGAAGGAAACGTGAAAGCGAAGGCGGCACATATATCCGGAAAATCCCGTATTATCGGAACGTTAAAAACGGAACATGTAAAAATTAATGGAAGCGCCCGAATTGGCGGCGATGTACAATGCAGACAATTTGATTGTCATGGGAGCGCCAGTGTAGACGGGAATTTATCGGCGGACGAAGTGCATATTCATGGAGAAACAGTCATTAAAGGAGACTGTGACGCGGAACAATTTCAAGCGAAAGGGGAGTTTTCCGTTGGCGGCTTATTAAATGCGGGGACCATTCAAATAAAGATTTTCGGACATTGCCAAGCAAAAGAAATCGGAGGGGAACGTATTGAAGTAAAGCAGCAAGGAATGACATTTTTGAAAAAACTGTTATTCCATGTTGGTCTGACCGCCGAAAGTATCGAAGGGGATGAAATTTATTTAGAGCATACGAGCGCGAAAGCAGTTAGAGGCAACCGGGTGGTGATCGGTCCTGGATGCGACATTGAAGTTGTGGAATATCAAGATGAGTTTCAATGTGATCCAGGAGCGAAAGTCGGTACGTATAAAAAAGTGTGA
- a CDS encoding polymer-forming cytoskeletal protein, with the protein MGNHVRHLTVNGSALTSGGTFHKVTIRGDATINGDLWCDRCKVFGNADVSGNIEMKSFHIFGQANIRGNVQGETIKLFGEMNLRGNAAASDFHLRGAAHVDGDVTGGTIHGYGEMKVSRDCEADVFSVKGAVEIGNTLNAEQVELYLHFADSRIAEIGGKTIRVKRSKALNILHFLKRFAPDSAKLVAETIEGDDIYLEHTHAKIVRGDRIIIGPGCNIDLVEYHTSFQQDEKAVVKEKRKR; encoded by the coding sequence GTGGGAAATCATGTGCGCCATTTAACCGTAAACGGATCGGCTCTTACTTCGGGAGGAACGTTTCATAAAGTGACGATCCGTGGGGACGCTACCATTAACGGTGATTTATGGTGTGATCGTTGCAAGGTGTTTGGCAATGCCGATGTGAGCGGCAACATCGAGATGAAGTCGTTCCACATTTTTGGCCAAGCGAACATACGGGGAAATGTTCAAGGGGAAACGATCAAGCTATTTGGGGAAATGAATCTGCGCGGAAATGCCGCGGCATCCGATTTTCATCTCCGCGGTGCCGCCCATGTAGATGGCGATGTAACAGGAGGAACGATTCACGGTTACGGAGAAATGAAAGTGTCCCGCGATTGCGAAGCGGACGTTTTTTCCGTCAAAGGCGCGGTGGAGATTGGCAACACGCTAAACGCGGAGCAGGTCGAATTGTATCTTCATTTTGCCGACAGCCGCATCGCCGAAATTGGCGGGAAAACCATTCGCGTCAAACGAAGTAAAGCATTGAATATTCTTCACTTTTTGAAACGATTTGCTCCTGATTCGGCAAAGCTAGTAGCGGAAACGATCGAAGGGGATGACATTTATTTAGAACATACCCACGCTAAAATCGTCCGCGGGGACCGCATCATCATTGGTCCAGGCTGTAACATTGATCTTGTGGAATATCACACAAGTTTTCAGCAAGACGAAAAAGCGGTCGTGAAAGAAAAAAGAAAACGATAG